CTCCAGGTGTAGCCGGACGCGGGGATCATGCAAAGGATGGTTCTCCGCTGTGTAGAGCCGGTCGCTCAGCTCGACGATGTCACGGGAGATGTCCACCACGTCGATGCTTTGCACCGAGTCGAGATCCCGGACGGCGGTGGCGGTGACCCCGACGCCGTAGCTGATGACCAGCGCACGGCGCAGCGGCGCGGCGTGCACGATGGCCGGCATGAAAGCGAAGAGGCGCATGTAGCGCTTGGCCTGGATTCCAGTCCCCGACATGGTGAAGCCGTTGGTCACCAGACGGTGGTACACGGGCTGCGCCAGCCAGTCTTGGCGCAGGAGCACGCTCGTCTCGATCGGACCTTCCCGCACCGCGACGATCTTCGAGCCGTCGGCGGTGAACTGCCGCACCGATCTCGGGATGTACGTCTTGGTCATGAAGCCGAAAGGGAAGACGACGAGGAGCAGAGCGACGACAGCGACGGCGGCGGCGATCACTCGCTCCCGGCGCGCGCCTCGCGGCGCCAAGACGAGAGCGATCGCCGCATACACCAGGGTGAGAGCGGCGAAGGAACGCTCTGTTCCCAAGAGCGGCAGGAGCACGAAGCCCCCGCACAGGGAACCGATCATGGCCCCGAGGGTGTTCGCCAGAGTCAGCTGACCGGCAGCCTCGGTGTCGGCCCGACTGCGCCCCCGCAAGGCCTCGCCCTGGAGGGTGAAGAGAAAGCCGGAGACGAGCGCTACCGGCAGGATGAGCCGGAGCGCCATCCATAGCACCGCGGTCCAGCGAAAGGGCGCCGCTTCGAGACCGAACTGGAAGGCGACATAGGTAAGGGTGACGCAGACTGCCGCCGCCAGGGCCGTCCACGGCAACATTCTTTCCGCACCGCCTCGAGACCGAAAGGCACCACGTTCTCCATGGCGGCCACCGCCGGCAGCCGTTTCCTTCCCCGGTGAAGCAGCCCCCCGGGCTCCCGGACGGGTGGCCGAGCGCAAACGCCACGAGGCCAGGAGACCGCCGCCGGCGATTCCCGCCAGCACCACGGCGAGCATGATGCTGAGTGCCAGGGTGTTGTTGGTGACGAAGAGGAGGAGGAAGCGGAACCAGAGCACCTCGAGCGCGAGCAATGCGGCGCCGGCGAGGAAGGCGGCGAGGAGGAAGGCGCGGGGCCCCCCCGTTCCCTTGGCGGGCGCAGCCGACGTTCCCGCGGGCGAAGGCGCCGCACCCATCCCTGTTCCCGCCGGCGACAGTCGCTTTCCCGTGACCTCGAAGCGACGCGCCAGCTGGAGCGCCGCACCGGAGGCCAGGAGATTCGTGAGCGCCGCGGTGGCCGCTGCGCCGCGGATGCCGAGTCGCTCGACGAGAAAGGTCTCGACCAGCAGCACACCGGCGACGGCGCCGAGGGTGTTGACGCCGTACATCCGGCCGAGAGCGCTGCCGAAGCCGCTGCCCTCGCGGCAAGCGGCGGCGACGAGGAGCGGCAGCGTCGCGCCCATGGCGGTCGTCGGCACCAGCAAGAGCACGAAGGCAAGAGCGAGACGCAGCGGGTTGACGAGCCACGGCGAGTCGAGGAGCGGCCCGAAGACCGGAGTCAGGAGCCGCGGCAAGTGGGGGAGCAAGAGGGTGAGGAGAAAGCCCGTGAGCCCGATGCAGACTTCGAGCCCGGCGTAGGCACGGATGGGGCGGTGGACGTTAGCGCCGTACCGGCCGACGAGATGATTCCCGAGCCCGAGCCCACCCATGAAGCTCGCGAGCACGATGCTCGTGGCCCAGACGCTGTTGCCGAAAACGAGACCGCTCTGGTGGAACCAAACCACCTCGAACACCAGCGCGGCGGCCCCGGAAGCGAAGAAGACCACTGGCAGGAGAGAGAACATGCCGCGGCCTGGGCTCCTCTGCGTCGCCGTCATGGCCTCTTCATTCGCATGCGTTCCCCAACCACCCCTCGGTGTCGTGGCGCGTGCTGCGAGCCCGGCACCACCCCGGGCCCTCGCGGTCCGGCACGGATCTTGGTTCCACTATTGTAAAGGCCAGTCCCCAGGTCGCTGGGTCGGACCTGGGACTGGGAAAAGCATGTCTGCACCGCCGTACCAGGCAATGCGCCAACCCTCGACCGTGCGCTATGAATGGCGCCACTGGTTCCTGCTCGCCGGCATCTGTATCGCTTCCACCTTGGGTCTCTCCCTGGCTTTGTTCGCGCAGTTGCACGGCGATGGCCGCTCCGGCTGGCCCTGGCAACACACGGAGACCGCCCTCGTCTCCGCCCTCCTCCTCCTGGTGCTGCTGTTCGTCGCCTCCTTGACCCTGCAGCAGCGGCGCTTCCTCGCCATCAGCGTCCGCAATGCCGCCCTGGAAGATGAGGTTGCGCTCCGAGAAAGGATGCACGGGGAATTCGCCGCCCGGAATCAGGACCTGGAGGAGCAGGTGGCGCAGCGCACCGCGGCCCTGCAAGCGCAGGCGACGCAGATGCTCAAGCTCTACCACATGGCCTATGACTTCGTCGGCAATGTCTCCCACGAGTTCCGCACCCCGCTCACTGTGATCAAGGAGTACGTCGCGGCGCTGGAAGAAGCCCTGGAGGGCGAGGCTCTCGATGCGGAGACGCGGCGGTTCTTCGAGGTCCTGCATGCCCGGGTCGACGACCTGAGTCTCATGGTGGACGACCTGATCGACGTCACCCGCCTGGAGTCGGACATCGTGCGCATCTCGCGGTGCCCCTGCCGGATCGAAGCCATCGCCGCGCGGGTGCAGGAGACGGTGGCCCCCAAGGCGCGCAAGTGCGAGGTCGTGGTGGAATTCATGGCCGACGAGGGACTGCCCGACCTCTTCTGCGATCCCGACAAGATCGCCCGGGTCCTCATCAACTTGGTGGTGAACGCGCTGAAGTTCTCGCCCCCTGGCCGCGTCGTGCGCATGTGGGCCCTGCACGACATCGACGACGGCCTGGTGCGCATCGGCGTCACCGACCACGGGCCGGGGATCCCGCGGGAGAGCCGGGAACTGGTGTTCGAGCGCTTCAAGCAGACCGCTCCCGCCGAGGCGATGCAACCCAAGGGCTTCGGCCTCGGCTTGCACATCGCCAAGGAACTGGTGGTACTCAACTTCGGGGACATGACCCTGCACAGCAGTATGGGCATCGGCAGCGTCTTCTCCTTCTCCGTGCCCACCTGGAATCCAGAGACGTTGCTGCACCACTACCTCCAGCACGTCGCTTACTTCCGCCAGGCTTCCGCCACCGTCTCGCTTTTGCGTGTGGACGCGGAGGTCGGTCCGCTGCGGGCCGGAAAACCAGCAAGGAAACACCCGGCGGGAGAAACGCGGGCAGAGGAGCCGCGGCAACCAGGGATGGAGACGAGCGGGCGCGCCGGAGACCTCCTGGGTCTCTTCCTGGAGGAGCGGCTGTGCCGCACCGACCTCCTCGTTCGCGCCGGTCCGGCGACCTGGGTCCTGGTGGTGGCGACCGGTCAGGACCACGGCCTGGCGGACCTGATCCAACGGCTCGAGGAAGAACACGAAAAGGTGAATCTCGTGCGCCGCCACCAGCCTTTGCCGCCGCTCCGCTTCCGCATCCTCGGTACCTGGAGCGCCGCGACGCGGGCCCCCCTGGCCAGCGCCTTCGTCGCCGCGCTGCGCCGACGCGACGCGGCTCAGTCCTCCTCGCGGCTGGACCCGGCGCCCACTTCCTCCGGGAGCATGGACACCTGCACGTAGTGGTCCGTGCGCAGGTATTTCTTCGCGGCCTGGCGCACCATCTTCACATCGAGCGTGGCATAGAGCTTCTCGTACTGCAGGATCTCGTTCAGGTCGAGACCGTAGGAATCGCGGAACTCGATCTCACCCAGCCAGTAGCCGTTCTCCCGCAGGTTGACCTCGTAATTCTTGCGCTGGATCTCCACCACCTTGGCCACGTCGTCGGTATCCGGTCCGGTATCGCGGAAACCCTGGATCACCTGGAACACCTGGCTGGTGAGCTCCTGCAACCGGTGCGGATCGCATTGGAAGCCGACCTGCACCCGGTACTCCGGTTTGGGATCGCGCTGGCTGCCGCCGGAGACTTGCACGCCGTAGACACCCCCGAGATCCTCCCGCAACACCTCGCGCAGGCGGATCTGCAACGCTTCGACCATGGCGTTGAGGGCGTAACGCTCCTCCCGCTTCCAGTCGAAGTTCCCGGTGAAGAGGATCGCCGTGCGTGCCTTCGGGTCCACGCCCCCGTGGAACTCCCGGCGCACCACGCCTCCCGGGCGCTTCACCCCCACGTCGCGCCAGGTCTCCTTGCGCCGCAGCACCGGCAGGGAGCCGATGTAGGTCCGCACCAGCGGCTCGAGAACCTGGGGATCCACGTTGCCCACGAAGGCGAAGGTGAAGTCGCTGGCGTCGGCGAAACGGCCCTGATAGAAGCCCAAGGCCTTGTCGAGCTCGATCTGCTCCAGGCTCGGCACAGTGAGCGGATACGAACGCGGATGGTAGCGCGTGGAGACGAGACGGAGCGTGTCGGCGAAGGCATTGGCCGGATCGGAAGCGCGATTCTGCAAGACGCCGCGGAAGCGGGTCTTCTGACTCTGGAACGCCTCGGGGTCGCGGCGAGGCTGGGTGACATTCAGATAGACGAGCTGCAGCATGGTTTCCAGGTCCTGCGGCCGGGTCTGGCCGAAGAAGCCCTCGCTCAGCTGCCCCACCGTGGGGCGCACGAACACTTGCTTGCCCGCGAGCTTCTTCTGCAGATCCGGAAGGCTGAAGGCGCCGACGCCGCTACCGGAGATGAATCCGGCCGCCTGGTTCGCTGTCTGGTAATCGGCATCGGGGGCGAGCGAGGTTCCACCCGGGCTCCAGCCGCGGAAGAGGATCTCGTCGTCCTTGAAATCCGTGCGCTTCACGTACACCCGAGCGCCGTTGGCCAGCGTCCAGAGCTCGATGCCGAGGGGCTCTATGCGCTGGCGCGTGGCGATATCGGTCTGCGGCGGCGGGGTCGGTACGAGCGGCGCCGCCGTGGCGGTGTCCACGTACGGCTCCAAGTTGCGCCCCGCCACGGAGGCGATGACCTGTTGCAGCGCCGCGGCGCCGGGGAGGCTGACGCCTTCCTTCTCCGGCGCGCTCACCTGGACGACCACGTTGTCTTCCGCCGTGATCTCCCGGCTCACCGCATTGACCTCGTCGAGCTGGATCCCGGGGAGAAGAGCCTGGATGGCCTGGTACTCGTAGGTGATGCCAGGCGCCGGCACCTGCTCCAGGAAGAGATCGACGTATTCCCTGGCGTGCGATGACGAGTCGGTCTTCTCGCGCTCGTTGTAGGCGCTCTCCATGCGGCTGCGCAGGCTCTCCTTCGCCCGCTCCAGCTCCCCGGGGGTGAAGCCGAAGCGCACGGCACGCGCCGCCTCCACCAAGGTCGCTTCGAGACCTCGTTCCAGCCCGTTGTTCTCCGTGGTCACACCGAGCGACCACATGTCCAGCGGCCGCACGACCCCGCCCCTGCCGGCGCCAGCGCGCACGAACGGCGGCTCCGCCTTCTGGGTGAGCTCGAAGAGGCGCATGTTGAGCATGCTGTTGTAGAGCCCCTGGACGATCGTGCGGCGATACGCCCCCAGCGTCGTCTCCTCTTGCCGCGGGAACTTGGCCATCACCGCCACGGTGCTCGTCGTCGCCTCGATGTCCTGGGCGATGGTGAACAGCGTCTCCGGGTGTGCCGGCACCGGGAAAGTGGGCCGCACCACCGGCTGGGCCGAGGCCTTGAAGCCGTCGAAGTGCTGGCGCAGCAGCGCCTCGATGCGGGCCGGATCGAAGTCACCGACCGCGATCACCGCCATCAGCTCCGGCCGGTACCAGTCGCGCACGAAACGCTTCGCCGCCTCGGGCGGGAACTTGTCGAGCACTTCCTTCTTGCCGATGGGGATGCGGTCGGCGTAGAGCGAGCCCTTGAGCAACACCGGGAGGTGCTTCTCCCGCAGGCGCTGGCCGGCGCCGCGGCCCATCCGCCATTCCTCGATGACCACGCCGCGCTCCTTGTTCACCTCCACCGGATCGAAAGTCGAGCCCTTCGCCCAATCGGCGAGGACGAGGAAGCCTTTGGCGAGCACCGATTCCGCGTCGGTGGGCACGGTCAACATGTACACCGTCTCGTCGAAGTTGGTGTAGGCGTTGACATCGGCGCCGAAGCGCATGCCGATGCTCTCCAGGTAATTCACCAGCTCCTCGGCGCCGAAGTGCTGGGTGCCGTTGAAGGCCATGTGCTCGACGAAGTGCGCCACCCCCTGCTGATCTTCGCTCTCCAGGATGGAACCGGCGTTCACCACCAGCCGGAGCTCGGCGCGGTTGCGCGGCTCCTGGTTGGCGCGGATGTAGTACTCGATGCCGCTCGGCAGCTTGCCGTGCAGCACCTTCGGATCCAGCGGGATGACGGTGTCGAGGTCGAGGGCAGAGGGCGGGGCGGCCGGTGACGCCGCCGGCGCCTGGGCTGTCGGAGGCTGCTGCACCGCCTGCGCCTGGGCTGCCGGGGCCTGTTGCACTGCCGGCGCGGCTTGCGCCGCGATCCCTGGCGCCGACGCCGCGAGCGCGAACAGGACCAGCCAGCTGAGTCTGCTTCGCATGGTGCCTCCTAGATACGGATGACGCTGCCCACCGGCACCCAACCACGCAGCTTCGCCCCCAGCGAAACGCGCAGCCACTCCGGACGGGCCTCCTCGATCTGGACCTCGCTACCCTCGTGCAACCAGAACTCTACCGTGTAATCGTTCCCGGGTCCGCTCATGACCGATATTTTTTCCGCCCCGATCACGGCGCGCACGATGCCGCGCTCGTCGTGGATCTTGTAGGCCAGGGTCAGCGCCGCCAGCGCGAAGAGGCAGAGCGTCACCTGGGCGGCGAGCCGCAGCGGCAGGCGGCGATCCCGGCGCAGCAACCGGACGAGGAGGAGAGCGCACAGGAGAAGGTAGAGTGCCGCTGTTCCCAGGATCCACTCGTTCAGGCTCAGGTGTGAATACACGGCGCGCAAGAGCGAGAGCGGGAACGGGACGGGCGGCTGCGCCGCCTTGTCCTCGCGGCGGGCGAGGACGAAATCCAGATTCGAATGCACCAGCGGGTCGCGGGGGATGAGGCGTTCGGCCCGGCGGAAGTAGGCGATGGCGAGACCGAGCGCACCGTTCTTGAAGTGCGCATTGCCCAGATCGTAATAGAGCTCCCCGTTGCGCACGCCCAGCTCCTCGGCCTTTTCGTAGGCCGCGATGGCTTCGGCGTAGCGGCCGGCCTCGTAGGCCGCATGACCACGCTGCAACAACTCCTGCGGTGGTGCGAACTCCGCCGGGGACTCCTGCACATGCGCCGGCGGCGCCGCGCGGGTGCTATCGACCTGCGCCGCTGCCGGAGACTCCGCGTGGAGCAGGGCGAAGCCACAGAGAAGCGCCGCGGGGACGGCGAACCGGCC
This sequence is a window from Candidatus Krumholzibacteriia bacterium. Protein-coding genes within it:
- a CDS encoding HAMP domain-containing sensor histidine kinase; translation: MSAPPYQAMRQPSTVRYEWRHWFLLAGICIASTLGLSLALFAQLHGDGRSGWPWQHTETALVSALLLLVLLFVASLTLQQRRFLAISVRNAALEDEVALRERMHGEFAARNQDLEEQVAQRTAALQAQATQMLKLYHMAYDFVGNVSHEFRTPLTVIKEYVAALEEALEGEALDAETRRFFEVLHARVDDLSLMVDDLIDVTRLESDIVRISRCPCRIEAIAARVQETVAPKARKCEVVVEFMADEGLPDLFCDPDKIARVLINLVVNALKFSPPGRVVRMWALHDIDDGLVRIGVTDHGPGIPRESRELVFERFKQTAPAEAMQPKGFGLGLHIAKELVVLNFGDMTLHSSMGIGSVFSFSVPTWNPETLLHHYLQHVAYFRQASATVSLLRVDAEVGPLRAGKPARKHPAGETRAEEPRQPGMETSGRAGDLLGLFLEERLCRTDLLVRAGPATWVLVVATGQDHGLADLIQRLEEEHEKVNLVRRHQPLPPLRFRILGTWSAATRAPLASAFVAALRRRDAAQSSSRLDPAPTSSGSMDTCT
- a CDS encoding fused MFS/spermidine synthase, coding for MTATQRSPGRGMFSLLPVVFFASGAAALVFEVVWFHQSGLVFGNSVWATSIVLASFMGGLGLGNHLVGRYGANVHRPIRAYAGLEVCIGLTGFLLTLLLPHLPRLLTPVFGPLLDSPWLVNPLRLALAFVLLLVPTTAMGATLPLLVAAACREGSGFGSALGRMYGVNTLGAVAGVLLVETFLVERLGIRGAAATAALTNLLASGAALQLARRFEVTGKRLSPAGTGMGAAPSPAGTSAAPAKGTGGPRAFLLAAFLAGAALLALEVLWFRFLLLFVTNNTLALSIMLAVVLAGIAGGGLLASWRLRSATRPGARGAASPGKETAAGGGRHGERGAFRSRGGAERMLPWTALAAAVCVTLTYVAFQFGLEAAPFRWTAVLWMALRLILPVALVSGFLFTLQGEALRGRSRADTEAAGQLTLANTLGAMIGSLCGGFVLLPLLGTERSFAALTLVYAAIALVLAPRGARRERVIAAAVAVVALLLVVFPFGFMTKTYIPRSVRQFTADGSKIVAVREGPIETSVLLRQDWLAQPVYHRLVTNGFTMSGTGIQAKRYMRLFAFMPAIVHAAPLRRALVISYGVGVTATAVRDLDSVQSIDVVDISRDIVELSDRLYTAENHPLHDPRVRLHLEDGRHFLQNTRTSYDLITGEPPPPRLPGTVNLYSREYFQLIHDRLAEGGMTTYWLPIPDLLVEDTLAIIRAFCEVFDNCTLWNGTPMDWMLVGFRGTPPATSAADFRRLWSDPRVGPQLREIGLEMPEQLLATFIGDAVTWGQVTAKTAPLTDDRPKRLRTLYKEPPDTRLDFYLAAIDPGRGRQALARSALAKQLFPAEILQAAGPYFEVQQMVNLALTNPPSPLPHLNQIHMLLSRTSLRTLPLWLLGSNETSLRIAAAAPDDGTGAADYVLGLGALVDRDYARAAASLARTRQLGWRPGLSGPLYAYALCMCGRLEEVKALRLQLRPPAADPVWRWLGETFAL
- a CDS encoding insulinase family protein gives rise to the protein MRSRLSWLVLFALAASAPGIAAQAAPAVQQAPAAQAQAVQQPPTAQAPAASPAAPPSALDLDTVIPLDPKVLHGKLPSGIEYYIRANQEPRNRAELRLVVNAGSILESEDQQGVAHFVEHMAFNGTQHFGAEELVNYLESIGMRFGADVNAYTNFDETVYMLTVPTDAESVLAKGFLVLADWAKGSTFDPVEVNKERGVVIEEWRMGRGAGQRLREKHLPVLLKGSLYADRIPIGKKEVLDKFPPEAAKRFVRDWYRPELMAVIAVGDFDPARIEALLRQHFDGFKASAQPVVRPTFPVPAHPETLFTIAQDIEATTSTVAVMAKFPRQEETTLGAYRRTIVQGLYNSMLNMRLFELTQKAEPPFVRAGAGRGGVVRPLDMWSLGVTTENNGLERGLEATLVEAARAVRFGFTPGELERAKESLRSRMESAYNEREKTDSSSHAREYVDLFLEQVPAPGITYEYQAIQALLPGIQLDEVNAVSREITAEDNVVVQVSAPEKEGVSLPGAAALQQVIASVAGRNLEPYVDTATAAPLVPTPPPQTDIATRQRIEPLGIELWTLANGARVYVKRTDFKDDEILFRGWSPGGTSLAPDADYQTANQAAGFISGSGVGAFSLPDLQKKLAGKQVFVRPTVGQLSEGFFGQTRPQDLETMLQLVYLNVTQPRRDPEAFQSQKTRFRGVLQNRASDPANAFADTLRLVSTRYHPRSYPLTVPSLEQIELDKALGFYQGRFADASDFTFAFVGNVDPQVLEPLVRTYIGSLPVLRRKETWRDVGVKRPGGVVRREFHGGVDPKARTAILFTGNFDWKREERYALNAMVEALQIRLREVLREDLGGVYGVQVSGGSQRDPKPEYRVQVGFQCDPHRLQELTSQVFQVIQGFRDTGPDTDDVAKVVEIQRKNYEVNLRENGYWLGEIEFRDSYGLDLNEILQYEKLYATLDVKMVRQAAKKYLRTDHYVQVSMLPEEVGAGSSREED